From a single Capsicum annuum cultivar UCD-10X-F1 chromosome 12, UCD10Xv1.1, whole genome shotgun sequence genomic region:
- the LOC107851135 gene encoding 40S ribosomal protein S10-1 isoform X2 → MQSFKSKEYVRETFAWMHYYWYLTNDGIEFLRTYLNLPSEIVPATLKKSAKPLGRPMGGPPGDRPRGPPRFEGDRPRFGDRDGYRAGPRGPPGEFGGEKGGAPADYQPAFRGGGGGGRPGFGRGAGGFGGAPPSSNFS, encoded by the exons ATGCAAAGCTTTAAGTCGAAGGAGTACGTGCGCGAGACCTTTGCTTGGATGCACTACTACTGGTATCTTACCAATGATGGCATCGAGTTTCTCAGGACTTACCTCAATCTTCCTTCTGAAATTGTCCCTGCCACATTGAAGAAGTCTGCCAAGCCCCTTGGTCGTCCCATGGGTGGACCTCCAGGCGATAGACCCCG TGGACCACCTAGGTTTGAGGGTGATAGGCCAAGGTTTGGTGATAGGGATGGGTATCGTGCTGGTCCAAGAGGTCCACCTGGTGAATTTGGAGGCGAGAAGGGTGGAGCTCCAGCAGACTACCAGCCTGCATTCAGG GGTGGTGGTGGAGGTGGAAGACCTGGATTTGGGCGTGGAGCTGGAGGTTTCGGTGGTGCACCCCCTAGTTCAAACTTCTCTTAG
- the LOC107850302 gene encoding apyrase 2: protein MDKSSLKRNNNRLFYTESFYDKIRRYKGVILVICVPLLLVSLVLYAMPTTRTSYDSVESLNRKFSPSVGGGSLRYAVIFDAGSSGSRVHVFCFDDKLDLVPIGNELELFAQNKPGLSAFASDPEAAAASLLPLLKDAENVVPRNLRSNTPVRVGATAGLRQLEGDASDRILQAVRDFLKSKSSFNAKADAVTVLDGNQEGAYQWVTINYLLGKLGKKYSDTVGVVDLGGGSVQMAYAISESDAQKAPKVSDGEDTYVQQMYLKGTKYYLYVHSYLHYGLLAARAEILKVTGESGNPCILGGYHGSYKYAGAEHPASALPQGSSMSSCRDVTVKALKINEPACTHMKCTFGGVWNGGGGDGQKNMFVASFFFDRAAEVGIINPSLAVAKVHPADYESAAKHACGTGLERAKSEFPHVQTDNLPYLCMDLVYQYTLLVDGFGLDPQQEITLVKKVEYKNSLVEAAWPLGSAIEVASY, encoded by the exons ATGGACAAATCATCTTTAAAGAGGAATAACAACAGACTTTTTTACACTGAATCTTTTTACGATAAGATCCGGAGATATAAAGGTGTTATACTTGTGATCTGTGTTCCGTTGCTTCTAGTTTCTCTCGTGCTCTATGCAATGCCGACGACGAGGACCAGTTATGATTCGGTTGAATCTCTTAACCGGAAGTTCTCGCCCAGTGTTGGAGGAGGATCGTTGAGGTATGCGGTTATTTTTGATGCTGGAAGTTCTGGGAGTAGAGTTCACGTCTTCTGTTTTGATGACAAGTTGGATCTCGTTCCCATTGGCAACGAGCTCGAACTTTTCGCTCAG AATAAACCAGGTTTGAGTGCATTTGCTAGTGATCCTGAGGCTGCTGCTGCTTCTCTTCTACCACTTCTAAAGGATGCAGAGAATGTAGTTCCACGCAATTTGCGCAGTAATACACCAGTGAGAGTTGGG GCCACTGCAGGTTTGAGGCAGTTGGAAGGTGATGCATCTGACAGGATTCTTCAAGCG GTGAGGGATTTTCTGAAGAGCAAAAGCAGCTTCAATGCAAAAGCGGATGCGGTCACTGTTCTTGATGGAAATCAGGAGGGTGCTTACCAGTGG GTAACCATTAATTATTTATTAGGCAAATTGGGAAAGAAATATTCTGATACAGTTGGAGTGGTTGATCTTGGAGGTGGATCTGTGCAGATGGCGTATGCCATCTCAGAGTCAGATGCCCAAAAGGCTCCAAAGGTATCAGATGGAGAGGATACATACGTCCAGCAAATGTATTTGAAGGGGACAAAATACTACCTTTACGTCCACAG CTATTTACACTATGGCTTACTAGCAGCTCGAGCTGAGATCTTGAAGGTGACCGGTGAATCTGGAAATCCTTGCATCTTGGGAGGCTATCATG GGTCATACAAATATGCAGGAGCAGAACACCCAGCATCGGCTCTGCCTCAAGGTTCAAGCATGAGTAGTTGTAGGGACGTAACAGTAAAGGCTCTGAAAATTAATGAACCAGCATGTACTCACATGAAATGCACCTTTGGTGGCGTGTGGAATGGTGGAGGCGGAGATGGCCAGAAAAACATGTTTGTTGCTTCATTCTTCTTTGACAGAGCTGCTGAG GTTGGTATTATTAATCCAAGTTTAGCTGTTGCAAAAGTTCACCCAGCTGACTACGAAAGTGCAGCTAAGCATGCTTGTGGAACCGGACTAGAGCGTGCCAAATCTGAATTTCCTCATGTACAGACCGACAACTTGCCATACCTATGCATGGATCTCGTTTATCAGTACACTCTACTTGTAGATGGCTTCG GACTTGACCCTCAGCAAGAAATCACATTGGTGAAAAAAGTCGAATACAAGAATTCCCTTGTTGAAGCCGCATGGCCATTAGGCAGTGCCATTGAAGTTGCATCATACTGA
- the LOC107851135 gene encoding 40S ribosomal protein S10-1 isoform X1 — MIIPEKNRREISKYLFQEGVCFAKKDYNLAKHPNIDVPNLQVIKLMQSFKSKEYVRETFAWMHYYWYLTNDGIEFLRTYLNLPSEIVPATLKKSAKPLGRPMGGPPGDRPRGPPRFEGDRPRFGDRDGYRAGPRGPPGEFGGEKGGAPADYQPAFRGGGGGGRPGFGRGAGGFGGAPPSSNFS; from the exons ATG ATTATCCCAGAGAAGAACCGGAGAGAGATCTCCAAGTACCTCTTCCAAG AGGGAGTATGCTTTGCGAAGAAGGACTACAATTTGGCGAAACATCCCAACATTGATGTGCCAAACTTACAAGTGATTAAGCTGATGCAAAGCTTTAAGTCGAAGGAGTACGTGCGCGAGACCTTTGCTTGGATGCACTACTACTGGTATCTTACCAATGATGGCATCGAGTTTCTCAGGACTTACCTCAATCTTCCTTCTGAAATTGTCCCTGCCACATTGAAGAAGTCTGCCAAGCCCCTTGGTCGTCCCATGGGTGGACCTCCAGGCGATAGACCCCG TGGACCACCTAGGTTTGAGGGTGATAGGCCAAGGTTTGGTGATAGGGATGGGTATCGTGCTGGTCCAAGAGGTCCACCTGGTGAATTTGGAGGCGAGAAGGGTGGAGCTCCAGCAGACTACCAGCCTGCATTCAGG GGTGGTGGTGGAGGTGGAAGACCTGGATTTGGGCGTGGAGCTGGAGGTTTCGGTGGTGCACCCCCTAGTTCAAACTTCTCTTAG
- the LOC107850303 gene encoding LOW QUALITY PROTEIN: protein TIC 55, chloroplastic (The sequence of the model RefSeq protein was modified relative to this genomic sequence to represent the inferred CDS: deleted 1 base in 1 codon), whose product MHPTPTYTPSTPKSFTKMALRQPFLFELLHSTTSLTPRTPFVSLQIPQIYLHNNKQIKKHGRSCYAIAGNVGAEVDGEDQSVVLQDTSLEELRGQREIVGYDWTEEWYPLYLTKNIPDDAPLGLTVFDKQVVLYKDGSGQLRCFEDRCPHRLAKLSEGQLYDGKLECLYHGWQFDGDGKCVKIPQLPENAKIPRSACAKTYEVRDSQGVVWIWMSHRTPPNINKIPWFENFERKGFRDNSTTHVLPYDHSILLENLMDPAHVPISHDRTDFTAKREDAGPLFFEVTERSNRGFAGWWGKEKDQGKANYTPNFLRFEAPCVLHNSREIVDENGEKHYFSGLFLCRPSGQGKSMLIVRFGTTRKSTGILKFIPNWFIHQNASKVFEQDMGFLSSQNEILMKEGVPTKRLYLNLKSSDTWVTEYRKWMDKVGHGMPYHFGHNTIFLPQQPAVVEHAPAGFVANFSASQPAKGGIGEMYAPNPANRYFRHVVHCRECSNVVKAFETWKKALCVIALLSTAFAILVSGRQWKAVFLLSTSLCLAGAYACSKVIAMNTINFIRTHRRL is encoded by the exons ATGCATCCCACACCTACATATACACCA TCAACACCAAAATCATTCACAAAAATGGCATTACGACAACCATTTCTCTTTGAATTACTCCACTCAACAACTTCATTAACTCCAAGAACTCCTTTTGTTTCACTACAAATACCTCAAATTTACCTTCATAATAATAAGCAAATCAAGAAACATGGGAGAAGTTGTTATGCAATAGCAGGGAATGTTGGAGCTGAAGTTGATGGTGAGGATCAAAGTGTGGTTTTGCAAGATACAAGCTTAGAGGAATTGAGAGGACAAAGGGAAATTGTTGGTTATGATTGGACTGAAGAATGGTATCCTTTGTATTTGACTAAGAATATACCTGATGATGCACCTTTGGGTCTTACTGTGTTTGATAAACAAGTTGTTTTGTATAAGGATGGTAGTGGTCAACTCAGATGCTTTGAAGATAGATGCCCACACAG GTTAGCCAAACTCTCTGAAGGACAGCTGTATGATGGCAAATTGGAATGTCTGTATCATGGTTGGCAGTTCGATGGAGATGGTAAATGTGTGAAGATACCACAG CTACCTGAAAATGCTAAAATTCCTCGATCAGCTTGTGCTAAGACATATGAAGTTAGGGATTCCCAGGGAGTAGTCTGGATATGGATGTCTCACAGAACACCACCTAATATTAACAAAATCCCCTGGTTCGAAAACTTTGAGAGGAAAGGTTTTCGAGATAATTCTACAACTCATGTGCTCCCATATGATCACTCTATTCTTTTGGAAAACCTCATGGATCCTGCTCATGTCCCGATATCACATGATAGGACAGATTTTACAGCTAAAAGGGAAGATGCTGGACCACTCTTTTTCGAGGTGACAGAAAGGAGTAACCGAGGCTTTGCAGGTTGGTGGGGTAAGGAAAAGGATCAAGGGAAAGCAAACTATACTCCGAACTTCTTACGTTTTGAAGCTCCTTGTGTTCTTCACAATAGTAGAGAAATTGTTGATGAGAATGGGGAGAAGCACTACTTTTCAGGTCTCTTTCTTTGTAGACCATCTGGTCAAGGGAAATCCATGCTTATCGTTCGGTTTGGGACCACAAGAAAAAGTACCGGGATCCTGAAATTTATCCCAAACTGGTTCATTCATCAGAATGCAAGCAAGGTCTTCGAGCAGGATATGGGGTTCCTTTCGTCCCAAAACGAAATCCTAATGAAAGAAGGGGTTCCAACCAAGAGACTCTACTTGAACCTAAAGTCGTCGGATACATGGGTAACTGAGTACAGGAAGTGGATGGACAAAGTCGGCCATGGAATGCCTTATCATTTCGGTCACAACACCATTTTCCTGCCTCAACAACCTGCTGTAGTCGAGCACGCCCCTGCTGGTTTCGTTGCCAATTTTTCAGCTTCTCAGCCAGCTAAAGGAGGAATCGGAGAAATGTATGCTCCTAACCCCGCCAACAGATACTTCAGGCATGTAGTCCATTGCAGGGAATGTAGCAATGTCGTTAAAGCTTTTGAGACTTGGAAAAAAGCCCTCTGTGTCATCGCTCTCCTGTCAACTGCATTCGCGATTCTAGTGTCTGGAAGACAGTGGAAGGCTGTTTTTTTGCTTTCAACATCCCTATGTTTGGCTGGAGCATACGCCTGCTCAAAAGTCATTGCAATGAATACAATTAACTTCATAAGGACTCATAGAAGATTGTAA
- the LOC107849622 gene encoding peroxidase 46: MEKLKIYLSQKLCPYKYYYKVLFLVIFCLLTHFPNTSCSTLSFNFYGLSCPSAEFIVKNTVRSASSMDPTLPAKLLRLFFHDCFVEGCDASILLEGNATERSDPANKSVGGFSVIDNAKRVLEIFCPATVSCADIVALAARDAVEFAGGPSVQIPTGRRDGRVSLATNVRPNIVDTSFTMDQMINIFSTKGLSLDDLVILSGAHTIGSAHCNAFSARFRVDSKGNLTLIDPSLDTTYAAELTKQCPAGAATSSITVKNDPTTPQIFDNQYYKDLLAHKGLFQSDSVLFSDRRTKERVLEFANDENGFFQSWSQSFVKLSVLGVKTGDVGEVRASCSVVN, from the exons atggagaaactaaaaatatatttgagcCAAAAATTATGTCCATATAAATATTACTACAAAGTTTTATTTCTTGTTATATTTTGTTTATTAACACATTTTCCAAATACTTCTTGTTCAACactttcatttaatttttatggaCTTTCTTGTCCTTCAGCTGAATTTATAGTGAAAAATACAGTGAGATCAGCTTCTTCTATGGATCCAACTCTACCTGCAAAACTCCTTCGTCTTTTTTTTCATGATTGCTTCGTTGAG gGTTGTGATGCATCAATACTATTAGAAGGAAATGCAACAGAGAGAAGTGATCCAGCAAATAAATCAGTTGGAGGATTTTCAGTTATTGACAATGCTAAAAGGGTGTTGGAAATATTTTGTCCAGCTACTGTTTCTTGTGCTGATATTGTTGCATTGGCTGCTAGAGATGCTGTTGAATTT GCAGGAGGTCCAAGTGTTCAAATTCCAACAGGAAGAAGAGATGGAAGAGTTAGTTTGGCAACAAATGTGAGACCAAATATAGTGGACACAAGTTTCACAATGGATcaaatgattaatattttttccacTAAGGGACTTTCGTTAGATGATCTTGTTATCCTatcag GTGCACATACAATAGGATCAGCACATTGCAATGCATTTAGTGCTCGTTTTAGAGTGGACTCAAAGGGCAATTTAACACTAATTGACCCTTCATTAGACACAACATATGCAGCTGAGTTAACAAAACAATGTCCAGCAGGTGCAGCAACTTCCTCTATTACTGTCAAGAATGATCCTACAACACCTCAAATCTTTGACAATCAATATTACAAAGATTTGTTAGCACATAAGGGGCTTTTTCAGTCTGATTCAGTTTTGTTTAGTGATCGAAGAACTAAGGAAAGAGTCCTGGAGTTCGCGAATGATGAAAATGGATTTTTTCAGAGTTGGAGTCAGTCTTTTGTGAAGCTTTCTGTGCTTGGAGTTAAGACCGGAGATGTTGGAGAGGTCAGAGCTTCTTGTTCGGTCGTTAATTGA
- the LOC107848845 gene encoding SAP30-binding protein: MLENFFLHPPPKEKCSMELQAAVEKFLDERTKTGRSFNADLRSNKGYRNPDLLEHLVNFHKIDQIGSCFSKDVFDLHGYNKGDFYDEIEAQAREVEIRREQERQRTSAKVVIIPPWAAGDGRQKKKSKWDKVNPVSTVGAHAGAGYAAFVQQKRQDQGLQRQGVHPNPSAKNYTKQPNDKKPIR, from the coding sequence atgttggagaatttttttcttcatcctcCACCAAAGGAGAAGTGTTCAATGGAATTGCAAGCAGCGGTAGAGAAATTCCTCGATGAAAGGACGAAAACTGGGAGAAGTTTTAATGCAGACTTACGTAGCAACAAGGGATATAGAAATCCAGATTTGTTGGAGCATTTAGTGAATTTTCATAAGATTGATCAAATTGGATCTTGTTTCAGTAAAGATGTATTCGATCTGCATGGATATAATAAAGGTGATTTTTACGATGAAATAGAGGCACAGGCGCGTGAAGTGGAGATCAGAAGAGAGCAGGAGCGTCAGAGGACGAGTGCAAAGGTTGTCATCATACCACCGTGGGCAGCTGGGGATGGTAGACAGAAGAAAAAGTCGAAGTGGGACAAGGTGAACCCTGTCTCTACTGTTGGTGCACATGCTGGTGCTGGTTATGCTGCATTCGTGCAACAAAAACGCCAGGACCAGGGGCTACAACGCCAAGgtgttcacccaaacccctcggCAAAAAATTACACTAAGCAACCTAATGACAAGAAGCCAATTAGATAG